The DNA window AAATTAtccaatttattattattattttttttataataaattaattctcattatattaaataaagaggtaaaaataaaacacaaGTTAAATAATACAcatgtaaatattaaaattttaaagtaaatcATCTATCAATCATATCATTTCTTTAACATGATGATAAAAGAATTTCTACCCAAAATTATGAATTACAGTGAATTtatctttgttttgtttgagagttataaactaaaaataagttCGACCAAAATTGATAGCAAACCGTTctatatacattattaaaattgcaaaaaaatcataaaattgttagaaaatacaTTTGAAAGGACATATggatgataaataaatttttaaaactaaataaatgaaaacaagTACATGTTCTATAAAAACATCTCATTTACTAATAGGAATAGGTAGATTCAATAAATGATCATCAACACGATTAGAGGTATAATTAGGAGAcgatccaaaaaaaaaaattaaaaatattattcataatacaAAAATTCGAGACCACAAATTcgatttaactaaataaaatgttGTATCGAATAAAAATACAACAACATAAATCTGagtaatagaaataaaaaaatttaaaagacaATGAATATGAACTTTCAATCTCTCTAAGTTccatagataaaattaaaaaatacttatatataatcattattattttaacttaataactTGAAAGGGAcgtattatgttatatatacatCAAAATTATACGTGttaagaataaatttatatttttctcttcttttataataattaatgtgcaGTAGTTGAAAGCTTAATTGCGATTAATTAAAGATGGAATCATATCAcattttcggttttcctctctatcattattttttttttataatttaaactaaatattgtatattattaaatgaaaaaaagtttaaaataaattgataattttattttgtttttttcttaaaacacAGATTTGAGTTGATttgtcttaattaattaataagtggTTAATTAATTGTAGTCAAAGAGGTCAAAATATAAAAACGTCAACTGTATAAAAGGGGGAAGGCCGCAAAGAAgatgaaagtaaaaaaaaaaaaaaaaaaactagagcATCTTGTTCGTCGTCTTCATCGTGCTGTGCAGTCGCTGGAAACGCGATTCAAACGCGTAGAGAAGGTAAAGCCAGCAGTTGAAGATGGCGACTTCTGGTAATTCCAATGACGATCACTCTAGTTACCGCCATGATCCGCGACCtttctgaagaagaagaagatcgcaTTAACAAACGAAATCtacttctcttctcttctcttacAGCTAAAAGGATGAAACAACTCATTTGAATCAGTTTCCAGTTATCACTACTATCTAGGTTTCGTCTAACCGGTAAGAGATTCTCTGCCTCTTTAGAAATCTTCGATCCAACTGGTTTCGATCTGAATCTGCACATTTTCATTTCTCATCTCGTCGGTTAGTTCGCTGATCTGCACTTTGGCATCTATATGATGTATCCTAGCTGTTGATGTTGAAAATTGGAAAATTTTGTctgatttgattgataattgACTGCTGGTTTCACATTCCTTTCCCAGCTAGAAcgcacacacacacacacacacagaTCCGAATTCGGAATTAGGATGGATATATATTACTCACTTATCAAAAATGGCCATTTTGAATAGCATTAGTAATTAAGATATGGTTGTTCTAAATTGAAGAATGGTATACTTATTATACTTACTTAGAAACTTCAGTATCATTCAGGAACCAACCTTGATGAAAATCTAAAGATGAACTGAAGAAATTATTACCAATGATGATGAACATTTATAATAGTCACAAGATGAGAAATTATGAACAAAACGTATCATGGAAAACTCACTGTAAGGAAAATGTTGCGATTCCCGAATAGACCTAACGCCCTCCAATGTCCAATTGAGCACTTGGGATAGATATTGTTGCGAGGTTTATGTTTTCTGTTCTAAAATTCtgttttgattcatttttaTGTTATTCTCAAAACTAATTTTGGTTAATACTAACCATTGTAACTGAATATTCTTGGCGAATTCAGCTGATATATATGCTATGCTGAACTCACTTCCCCAATGGGGAATGAAAAAGCTTTGTGAAAGTTCTTAGGTATATACCAGCGGTATTATTTTCTCatctttgtttcttcttctcctaTAATCTTGAATACAGAATTAAGTCATAACAGAAAACTACATTACAAACAATTACGAACAATAGGAAATGGAAGAAGTTGTGTGCACAACTGGAGACTATTAGGTCAAGAAGGGAACAATGAAGTTAGCATGAAGGGTCCAGTTAAGATGATGGATTGATTACCTCTTGTTTTCaagttttctaataatataGGATCATGTGAAACTACCTTGTTTATGCATGATTGGCAAATTGATTACTTTACAATTGTCCATGTTTTAGCAAATTCCTGGAATGATGATAAAAAATGTGTTGGTTTGGAGATGATAAGGTTATCAGATATTAGTGTAATTGATATATAAGGAAACTAGTCCTATCTTGTCTATTTGCAATGTTGGGATTAGATTTGACTAGATAGAGTTTGTGAAATTTGTTATTAACATTTTGACTTGGCAGTTTGAGGTAAACTGATAGTTGAATAAAATGTTATGGATTTTTCAGTGCTGGAGTGTAAGTAAAGGGGACAGATCTGGAGTTATATGATGGTAAGATTACCGTGCTTTTGATTCCAGGCAGTTGTAGTTTATGatctaattaagaaaaaaaaactctccCTTGTAGGAAAACAACTTCTCATTGAAAACATACATGTCTGTAATGGCGGAGAGGGATGCTGCGATTCGAGAAAAAAACGTGGCAATGGAGGAAAGAAGGCAGGCACTTGCAGAAAGAGACTTGGCAATGACTCAAAGAGATTCAGCTCTTGCAGAGAGGAATACGGCCCTAGAGGAAAGAGATAAGGCCCTTAATGCTCTCGATTTTTGCGAAAGCCCGAGAAACGAGTACAATCTTAACCCGGATTCACAAGAAGCTGGAGTCGGAGTTAGCCAAGAATTAGAGTACATGTATAATGAAGATTTGGCTGAAGCCCACAAGACAAAGACTAGAaagggtggtggtggtggtaagcaaaggaaagaaaaagGGGCTGGGGCTGGGGCAGGGGCAGGGGcaggattgaagaagaaaggaaggaAAAGAGGGTGTGAAGAAATGACAAATCAGGTAAATACTACTGAATCCACTGCATCGGATATCTGGGATAGCGTAGACTTTGGAGACGAGGATGGGGATGAACTAGAACAACATTTTGCTGCTTGGAATCAGAATAGTATGGGACtgaaggaggaagaagaaggaatCAGTTACGATGATCACGACGAGTCAGCATTGCCTCCGGTGCCACCTATCTGCTCGTGTAGCGGTGTAAGTCAGCCTTGCTACAAATTAGGAAATGGCGGTTGGCAATCAGCCTGCTGTACTACTAACAACAACATGCCAATGTACCACCTTCAGCATTTGCACCAATCGAACAACAACAAGCGTTCTGGAGTAGTAGTTGGAAGGAAGATAAGTGGAAGCGCGTTATCAAAATTGATCACCAGACTTGTAGCAGAAGAACTACACGACCCCTCGATGCCACTAGATCTCAAGGACCATTGGGACCAACACGAAACCATTCCCTAGTAGTTTTCCACAACAAGATTATTGGCCCCCATTTCTATTCTGGTTGGTCTggtaacaaaatttaatttagaacccctacaattattatttatgttatctGGTTTCTGTAGTAGATTTGCTTTGAGAATTCATGTCATTTCATTTTTACCCTACTAAAATTATTACTACTCTGTCGGTGGATGGGAATTGAATTCTTACTGTAAACCTGAAAAACTCATATCAGTTCttagaattgaataataattcCATTTCAGACAAGAAACAACAGTGTGAGTACATAGAAAgatgaaaatcaaattaaaacacaaacaaatttatataaagtgATGAATACTAGGCCTCAGATTGTTTGTTTTATCTTATGTAAATTATGATTATAGGTTCATTCATTCAATCATCATGGTTGCTGCTGGGCATCCATGAAACCGGCATCAACCAGCACCTTCTCGCGCTTAGCCAATTCGACGTCTTCATCAACCATCATCTTCACCAGCTGCTCGAACCCAACTCGCGGTTTCCATCCCAGCACTTTCCTCGCCTTGCTCGAATCACCCTTCAAGTTATCAACCTCAGCAGGCCGAAAATATCTAGGATCAATCTCCACATGATCCTTCCAATTCAAACCAACATAACCGAATGCCACCTCCAGAAACTCCTCCACAGAATGCGACTCCTCCGTCGCCACCACATAATCATCAGGCTTCTCCTGCTGCAGCATCATCCACATAGCCTCAACATAATCACCAGCAAATCCCCAATCTCTAGAAGCTTTTAAATTACCCATGAACACCTTCTTCTGTAACCCAACCTTGATCCGACCTAAAGCACGAGTAATCTTCCTCGTCACAAAATTCTCTCCTCTCCTAGGCGATTCATGATTGAAAAGGATTCCATTGCAAGCATACATCCCGTACGCTTCCCTGTAATTCACCGTGTACCAATGAGCAGCGCATTTAGATGCAGCATATGGAGATCTAGGATGGAATGGTGTAT is part of the Impatiens glandulifera chromosome 1, dImpGla2.1, whole genome shotgun sequence genome and encodes:
- the LOC124917720 gene encoding GDP-mannose 4,6 dehydratase 1, with translation MASDDKTSRSVTGAGANGVESSPLKGKVALVTGITGQDGSYLTEFLLKKGYQVHGLIRRSSNFNTQRINHIYIDPHNVNKAHMKLHYADLSDASSLRRWVDTILPDEVYNLAAQSHVAVSFEIPDYTADVVATGALRLLEAVRSHIVTTGREVRYYQAGSSEMFGSTPPPQSEDTPFHPRSPYAASKCAAHWYTVNYREAYGMYACNGILFNHESPRRGENFVTRKITRALGRIKVGLQKKVFMGNLKASRDWGFAGDYVEAMWMMLQQEKPDDYVVATEESHSVEEFLEVAFGYVGLNWKDHVEIDPRYFRPAEVDNLKGDSSKARKVLGWKPRVGFEQLVKMMVDEDVELAKREKVLVDAGFMDAQQQP
- the LOC124917731 gene encoding protein BASIC PENTACYSTEINE6-like encodes the protein MMENNFSLKTYMSVMAERDAAIREKNVAMEERRQALAERDLAMTQRDSALAERNTALEERDKALNALDFCESPRNEYNLNPDSQEAGVGVSQELEYMYNEDLAEAHKTKTRKGGGGGKQRKEKGAGAGAGAGAGLKKKGRKRGCEEMTNQVNTTESTASDIWDSVDFGDEDGDELEQHFAAWNQNSMGLKEEEEGISYDDHDESALPPVPPICSCSGVSQPCYKLGNGGWQSACCTTNNNMPMYHLQHLHQSNNNKRSGVVVGRKISGSALSKLITRLVAEELHDPSMPLDLKDHWDQHETIP